From the Lathyrus oleraceus cultivar Zhongwan6 chromosome 4, CAAS_Psat_ZW6_1.0, whole genome shotgun sequence genome, one window contains:
- the LOC127138024 gene encoding uncharacterized protein LOC127138024, translating into MNPPEFHGGLNPVKAHEWITNMERIFQIMHCSEENKVVFSSHMMRGPGVRWWESALTLMNNQRVPRDWEHFNTTFMDKYFPRSLRTQKEFEFLQLRYGTMTITMCAEKFKDMDAYSRHAVYAPYEKWKIDQFLFGLRGEISHSISHREFTPCAELLRQCYVAESSSKKVQEERDQYRIGQKDQGSPSNHFRPRPQPFKGKQVQHAKSNHPLQC; encoded by the coding sequence ATGAATCCTCCTGAGTTCCATGGTGGATTAAATCCTGTGAAGGCTCATGAGTGGATAACCAACATGGAGAGGATCTTTCAGATAATGCATTGTAGTGAAGAGAATAAAGTTGTGTTTTCTTCTCACATGATGAGGGGTCCTGGTGTGAGGTGGTGGGAAAGTGCTTTGACCCTTATGAACAATCAAAGAGTACCTAGGGATTGGGAGCATTTTAATACTACTTTTATGGATAAGTATTTTCCTAGATCTTTAAGGACTCAAAAAGAGTTTGAGTTTCTGCAACTTAGATATGGTACTATGACAATAACTATGTGTGCTGAAAAGTTTAAAGATATGGATGCTTATTCTAGACATGCTGTTTATGCACCATATGAGAAGTGGAAAATCGATCAGTTCCTTTTTGGTTTAAGAGGTGAAATTTCTCATAGTATTTCTCATAGAGAATTCACTCCTTGTGCTGAATTGCTAAGGCAGTGCTATGTGGCTGAGAGCAGTTCAAAGAAAGTTCAGGAAGAAAGAGATCAGTATAGGATTGGACAGAAGGACCAGGGAAGTCCAAGTAACCATTTTAGGCCTAGACCTCAACCTTTCAAAGGAAAACAAGTACAACATGCAAAATCTAACCACCCTCTGCAATGTTAA